The Teredinibacter sp. KSP-S5-2 genomic interval CGCGAAAGACTACGCTAATAACAATGAAGCGCCCGACGTACTGCTTATGGATTATCAGTTGGGGCCGGATATTAATGGCCTGGATGTAGCGAGCGCATTAGTGCAATTGTGGGGGCGGCTGCCGGTATGTTTGGTTTCTGCTGCACCGGATGATGCGTTGACGGAAGGCGTGCACGAGCGTGGATTTGATTTTCTCCGCAAGCCATTAAAACCCAGTAAGCTCAGGGCGTTAATGGAGCGGTATCGTCAACGTAAGTCGTTGTAACTTAAATAGGCTAAGCGTTCTAAAAATCTTTCATCAGGATAACCGCCTGAGTGCGGTTACTGATTTCCAGTTTGCGGAATACTGCGGTAATGTGTGCTTTGACTGTGGCCTCCGTTACACCCATTTCGTAACCAATTTGCTTGTTTAACCAACCCTCGCGCATGTAACACAGTACTCGATACTGTTGTGGTGTCAGGGTGGCTATTTTGGCGGCCAGGTCTTTCTCTTCGTGGTTAACCGGAGTGAGGTTGTTTTTGAACTCTTCCGGCACCCAGCGGTTGCCATTCATAATGGCTTCGATGGCTTGTTGAATGTCCTGTGGTGAACAGGATTTCGGAATATAACCACAGGCACCGTGGCCCATGGCCCGGCTAATGGTATTAATTTCTTCGCTTGCGGAAATAATGGCGACCGGAATACTTGGAAATTTTTCCCGAACCATAATCAAACCAAACAAACCCGTACTTCCAGGCATATGTAAGTCCAGCAACAGAAGGTCGATATCTTCGTTTTTTTCCAATTCAGTAATGGTGCTGTCCAGGTTAATGGACTGGCTGACTTTTGAATTCGGGTAGTGGTGCTGGATTACTTCCAAGATGGCATTGCGAAAGAGTGGGTGATCGTCTGCCACGTGGAAATGGTACATGGTGATGCTTTCCTCCTAAGAACTGCCGCATCATCGATAGTTACTGTGACTATCGGAGACTGGTAAAGCACTGCGTAAAACACCGTGCAAGATATATTTAATTTAAGAATATTGTCACTTTTTGCGCAATTAGACTATTGTCTAGAAGATCGATATTCCGGTGGCAAATTTTATCATAGTTCCACTGACACATATATCGACATTCATCAATTTATGTCGAACACAAAAATACAAAAAGCTGGCACTTAAATCAGTTTTTTGGTTCGACTTTAGTAGAACATAGACTAAAAGCTAATTGTGAGGGAATCCGTGAAAGCGGAACCTCGGGCCTTGAGAATAACAACAGGAGAATCGACTAATGGTTGATATCAAAAAAACTGTGCTTCACGGGGGATTAATCGCAGCCGGAATGCTCGGCGCGTCGCTTGCACAAGCCGTTGAGCTTGGCACTTATAATAATACCAAAGTAAAAGTGGGTGGCTACTTAAAACTGGATGCAATGTTTACCGAGTTGGATGAGGGAACCTGGCCAGCAAACGCTTGGTATCGTGATTTTTACGTACCTTCTACTGTTCCTGTTGAAAGTGATACGACAGAATCTGAAGGTA includes:
- a CDS encoding response regulator transcription factor, with translation MYHFHVADDHPLFRNAILEVIQHHYPNSKVSQSINLDSTITELEKNEDIDLLLLDLHMPGSTGLFGLIMVREKFPSIPVAIISASEEINTISRAMGHGACGYIPKSCSPQDIQQAIEAIMNGNRWVPEEFKNNLTPVNHEEKDLAAKIATLTPQQYRVLCYMREGWLNKQIGYEMGVTEATVKAHITAVFRKLEISNRTQAVILMKDF